One genomic window of Niveibacterium sp. SC-1 includes the following:
- a CDS encoding GGDEF domain-containing protein — MGISNSLRLLLASLILATVALLGWQSFGPPRVLSLSPDKYVFSIGDDATSGGDSIAELHPLKSGIRLGCNIQHGYQWPYCTAGIRLGTAPEGVDLTRYDNLRLQARYWGPGKPRLRLFLRDFEKDISSTADWNSLKVNEVWFDIPPGGGVEIPLNVVRVASWWLGDRQIPLEKTGPRLDNVVMLEFSTANEIPDGQHHIDLQRIELVGRPFRPERLTGTLLACWFVFGIASLALEAYRYRGRYLSARRDLSQLQALNQTLQIETRELADKARSDPLTGALNRQGLRDFLVERLRGSEPQSQAMCVVFVDIDHFKRVNDDHGHGIGDEVLRQFAEQLRERLRSTDRLVRWGGEEFLIVCPETDQAQGCALAEKLRKALMACDWPLQLKLTASFGVAAASGQEDFGELITRADARLYAAKHAGRNRVVGHEPEREAAEV; from the coding sequence ATGGGCATCTCGAATTCTCTGCGTCTCCTGCTGGCCTCGCTCATCCTCGCCACCGTGGCCCTGCTCGGTTGGCAGAGCTTCGGTCCGCCGCGCGTCCTCTCCCTCTCGCCTGACAAGTACGTCTTCTCCATCGGGGACGACGCCACCTCGGGCGGCGACAGCATCGCCGAACTGCATCCGCTCAAATCCGGCATCCGTCTCGGATGCAACATCCAGCACGGCTATCAGTGGCCTTATTGCACCGCCGGCATCCGCCTGGGTACCGCACCTGAGGGCGTAGACCTCACCCGCTATGACAACCTGCGCCTGCAGGCTCGCTATTGGGGGCCGGGCAAGCCGCGCCTGCGACTGTTCCTGCGCGACTTCGAGAAAGACATCTCCAGCACGGCGGACTGGAACAGCCTCAAGGTGAATGAGGTCTGGTTCGACATTCCGCCGGGCGGCGGTGTCGAGATTCCCCTCAACGTTGTCCGCGTCGCCTCCTGGTGGCTTGGCGATCGCCAGATTCCGCTGGAGAAGACGGGCCCCCGGCTGGATAACGTGGTCATGCTGGAGTTCTCCACCGCCAACGAAATTCCGGACGGGCAGCACCACATCGACCTGCAGCGCATAGAGCTGGTTGGCCGCCCGTTCAGGCCGGAAAGGCTGACCGGGACGCTGCTCGCCTGCTGGTTCGTCTTCGGTATCGCCTCGCTCGCCCTGGAAGCCTATCGCTATCGCGGTCGCTACCTCTCAGCGCGGCGCGATCTGTCGCAGTTGCAGGCCCTCAACCAGACCCTCCAGATCGAAACCCGCGAACTCGCCGACAAGGCCCGCAGCGACCCGCTCACCGGTGCACTGAACCGTCAGGGGCTGCGCGACTTCCTGGTGGAGCGCTTGCGTGGCAGCGAACCGCAGAGCCAGGCGATGTGCGTGGTCTTCGTCGACATCGACCACTTCAAGCGGGTCAACGACGACCATGGGCATGGCATCGGCGACGAGGTCCTGCGCCAGTTCGCCGAGCAGTTGCGCGAGCGCCTGCGCTCCACTGACCGTCTGGTCCGCTGGGGCGGAGAAGAATTCCTGATCGTCTGCCCGGAAACCGACCAGGCTCAGGGCTGCGCCTTGGCGGAGAAGCTGCGCAAGGCGCTGATGGCCTGCGACTGGCCCCTGCAGCTGAAGCTCACCGCCTCCTTCGGTGTGGCGGCGGCCAGCGGGCAGGAAGACTTCGGCGAACTCATCACCCGGGCCGATGCGCGGCTCTATGCCGCCAAGCACGCAGGCCGCAACCGCGTCGTCGGCCACGAGCCGGAACGCGAGGCCGCGGAGGTCTGA
- a CDS encoding ABC transporter ATP-binding protein — MHVETQQALQGHIALDEVGIRLGKGANAFEAVQDVSLTILPGEFVCLLGPSGCGKSTLLGALAGHLAPSSGTIRLDGETIAGPSPERGLVFQQHTLFPWKKVIENVAFGLKMQGVSRKERLERAHELLRAIGLDGFEQRYPTELSGGMQQRVEIARVLINHPRVLLMDEPFGALDAMTRLMMQELLLDLWTRIRTTVVFVTHDIDEALFLADRIVVMSARPGRILEELRVDFPRPRRTELVTQPEFTRLKRHCLALLRPTTLESPLPRLSPLGAPDARLAQFAV; from the coding sequence ATGCACGTCGAAACGCAACAGGCCCTGCAAGGCCACATCGCGCTCGACGAGGTCGGCATCCGGCTGGGCAAGGGAGCGAACGCCTTCGAGGCGGTGCAGGACGTCTCGCTCACCATCCTGCCGGGCGAGTTCGTCTGCCTGCTCGGCCCTTCGGGCTGCGGCAAGTCCACCCTGCTGGGTGCGCTCGCCGGCCACCTGGCGCCCAGCAGCGGCACGATCCGGCTCGACGGCGAAACGATCGCCGGGCCCTCGCCCGAACGCGGCCTGGTGTTCCAGCAGCACACGCTCTTCCCCTGGAAGAAGGTGATCGAGAACGTCGCCTTCGGCCTCAAGATGCAAGGCGTCTCGCGCAAGGAGAGGCTGGAGCGCGCACACGAACTGCTGCGCGCGATCGGCCTGGACGGCTTCGAGCAGCGCTATCCCACCGAACTCTCCGGCGGCATGCAGCAGCGGGTGGAGATCGCGCGGGTGCTGATCAACCATCCCCGCGTGCTGCTGATGGACGAACCCTTCGGCGCGCTCGATGCGATGACGCGGCTCATGATGCAGGAGCTGCTGCTGGACCTCTGGACCCGCATCCGCACCACGGTGGTCTTCGTTACCCACGACATCGACGAGGCGCTTTTCCTTGCCGACCGCATCGTGGTGATGAGCGCACGGCCCGGCCGCATCCTCGAAGAGCTGCGGGTGGACTTCCCTCGCCCGCGCCGCACGGAACTGGTGACCCAGCCCGAATTCACCCGGCTCAAGCGCCACTGCCTCGCGCTGCTACGCCCGACGACGCTCGAATCCCCGCTACCCCGCCTGAGTCCGCTTGGCGCGCCCGACGCGCGCCTGGCTCAGTTCGCGGTCTGA
- a CDS encoding amino acid ABC transporter ATP-binding protein produces the protein MIRALDIHKHFGALEVLKGVSLEVGKGDVIAIIGPSGSGKSTLLRCLNHLETIHRGRIEIEGETLVDTDAAGVCRYAPDAELRQICRKMGMVFQQFNLFPHLTVLQNLVEAPMTVKGLSREAIVPQAEELLRKVGLFEKRESYPSRLSGGQKQRVAIARALAMAPDIMLFDEPTSALDPELTGEVLRTMRQLADEHMTMLVVTHEMSFARDVSTRTLFMDGGEIVEARPAAEMFSNPSHPRTRAFLDHML, from the coding sequence ATGATCCGCGCGCTGGACATCCACAAGCACTTCGGCGCGCTGGAAGTGCTCAAGGGCGTGTCGCTGGAAGTCGGCAAGGGCGATGTGATCGCGATCATCGGCCCCTCGGGTTCGGGCAAGAGCACGCTGCTGCGCTGCCTCAACCATCTGGAGACGATCCACCGCGGTCGCATCGAGATCGAAGGCGAGACCCTGGTCGACACCGACGCCGCTGGCGTCTGCCGCTATGCGCCCGACGCGGAGCTACGGCAGATCTGTCGCAAGATGGGCATGGTGTTCCAGCAGTTCAATCTCTTCCCCCACCTGACGGTGCTGCAGAACCTGGTCGAAGCCCCCATGACGGTGAAGGGTCTCTCCCGCGAAGCGATCGTCCCGCAGGCGGAGGAGTTGCTGCGCAAGGTCGGGCTTTTCGAGAAGCGCGAGAGCTATCCCTCGCGTCTCTCGGGTGGGCAGAAGCAGCGCGTTGCGATTGCGCGCGCACTCGCCATGGCGCCGGACATCATGCTCTTCGACGAGCCCACGTCGGCGCTGGACCCGGAGCTCACCGGCGAGGTATTGCGCACGATGCGCCAGCTCGCCGACGAGCACATGACCATGCTGGTGGTGACGCACGAGATGAGCTTTGCGCGCGACGTTTCCACGCGGACGCTCTTCATGGATGGCGGCGAGATCGTCGAGGCCCGGCCGGCCGCCGAGATGTTCTCGAACCCCAGCCATCCGCGCACACGGGCCTTCCTCGATCACATGCTGTAG
- a CDS encoding ABC transporter substrate-binding protein: MLTKSRLVLAGLVFGLGLNAVHAETIRVAVGTQDTTINCATGGLLIRELKLLEKYLPHDGKYKGVEYDIQWKNFTSGAPLTNEMIADKLDLGSMADFPGSFNGAAFEKAGKKSLFITVLSGSTTGSGNGIVVPKNSPITSVSQLKGKTISVPFASTSHGMLLRAIKAQGWDPEKDVNIITQAPEVAGPALQAGKIEAHADFVPFAELFPYRGIARKIYDGSQAATPTFHGSLVNAEYAKKYPEIVVAFLRAAIEADRLFAAEPEKYSELIAKVTGIEAEVNYLFHGPLGLQTRDLTWKPEYRQALKTSIETLRNLKRIENNLEVDTFIDDRYIREAFKQAGLDYEKQLKNYDKLALRAKDATTGKPIADLKRVSDIWVEGEPLVRHYASPESAFTDLRKLEAGGKKIRAIYARDFETGVRIFGDDAWYVAGKNGEVQAYLLKESAEAAAKTNGARVLDYAAAKGDSKLAVASSQ, from the coding sequence ATGCTTACGAAATCCCGACTGGTACTCGCCGGGCTGGTCTTCGGACTTGGCCTGAACGCGGTCCACGCTGAAACCATTCGTGTCGCGGTCGGCACGCAGGACACCACCATCAATTGCGCGACCGGCGGCCTGCTGATCCGCGAGCTCAAGCTGCTGGAGAAGTACCTGCCGCACGACGGCAAGTACAAGGGCGTCGAGTACGACATCCAGTGGAAGAACTTCACCTCCGGCGCGCCGCTCACCAACGAGATGATCGCGGACAAGCTGGACCTCGGCTCGATGGCCGACTTCCCCGGTTCCTTCAACGGCGCGGCCTTCGAAAAGGCGGGCAAGAAGAGCCTCTTCATCACCGTGCTCTCCGGCAGCACGACCGGCAGCGGCAACGGCATCGTGGTGCCGAAGAACTCACCCATCACCTCCGTGAGCCAGCTCAAGGGCAAGACGATCTCGGTGCCCTTCGCTTCCACCTCGCACGGCATGCTGCTGCGCGCGATCAAGGCCCAGGGCTGGGATCCCGAGAAGGATGTGAACATCATCACCCAGGCGCCCGAGGTCGCAGGCCCCGCGCTGCAGGCGGGCAAGATCGAGGCGCATGCGGACTTCGTGCCCTTCGCCGAGCTGTTCCCCTACCGCGGCATCGCCCGCAAGATCTATGACGGCTCGCAGGCCGCCACGCCGACCTTCCACGGTTCGCTGGTCAACGCTGAGTACGCGAAGAAGTATCCCGAGATCGTGGTCGCCTTCCTGCGCGCCGCGATCGAGGCCGATCGTCTCTTTGCCGCGGAACCCGAGAAGTACAGCGAGCTGATCGCCAAGGTCACCGGCATCGAGGCCGAGGTGAACTACCTCTTCCACGGTCCGCTCGGCCTGCAGACCCGTGACCTGACCTGGAAGCCTGAGTATCGCCAGGCGCTGAAGACCTCGATCGAGACCCTGCGCAATCTCAAGCGGATCGAGAACAACCTGGAGGTCGACACCTTCATCGACGACCGCTACATCCGCGAGGCCTTCAAGCAAGCCGGCCTGGACTACGAGAAGCAGCTCAAGAACTACGACAAGCTCGCTTTGCGCGCCAAGGATGCAACCACTGGCAAGCCGATCGCGGACCTCAAGCGCGTGAGCGACATCTGGGTCGAGGGCGAACCGCTGGTGCGTCACTACGCCTCGCCGGAGTCGGCCTTCACCGATCTGCGCAAGCTCGAAGCCGGCGGAAAAAAGATCCGCGCGATCTACGCCCGCGACTTCGAGACCGGCGTGCGCATCTTCGGTGACGACGCCTGGTACGTGGCCGGCAAGAACGGCGAAGTGCAGGCCTACCTTCTGAAGGAGAGCGCCGAGGCCGCCGCGAAGACCAACGGCGCCCGCGTGTTGGACTACGCCGCCGCGAAGGGCGACAGCAAGCTCGCCGTGGCCAGCAGCCAGTAA
- a CDS encoding ABC transporter permease: protein MSEIAHPSPQVHAAAPNGRGARLARQIVAVVLSIAFWQWASRTHLNLHLFTYANVPAPTDVAQSLWSLLHSPKLAQHVTSSLLRVFSGFAIAALVGVGLGLAIGRSRIAEDLLLSPLEVLRPIPAVAWIPLAVLMFPSSEGSMIFITFIGALFPILLNTIHGVEHVDARLIASARSLGSTRRALFAEIILPAAAPSIVTGLAIGMGTAWFCLVTAEMISGQFGIGYYTWESYTVQNYAAIVVGMLVIGLFGMGSSALIRAAARVLMPWQRVRKESK from the coding sequence ATGTCCGAGATCGCTCATCCTTCTCCGCAGGTCCACGCCGCTGCGCCCAACGGCCGCGGCGCCCGCCTCGCGCGGCAGATCGTCGCGGTGGTGCTGTCCATTGCCTTCTGGCAGTGGGCTTCGCGCACCCATCTGAACCTGCATCTTTTCACCTACGCCAATGTGCCAGCACCGACCGATGTGGCGCAGTCCCTCTGGTCGCTGCTGCACTCACCCAAGCTCGCCCAGCATGTGACGAGCAGCCTCTTGCGCGTCTTCAGCGGCTTCGCGATCGCGGCGCTCGTCGGAGTCGGACTGGGACTCGCCATCGGCCGTTCGCGCATCGCCGAAGACCTGCTGCTCTCGCCGCTGGAGGTGCTGCGCCCGATTCCCGCGGTCGCCTGGATTCCGCTCGCGGTGCTGATGTTTCCCTCCTCCGAAGGCTCGATGATCTTCATCACCTTCATCGGTGCGCTGTTCCCGATCCTGCTCAACACCATCCACGGCGTGGAGCATGTGGATGCGCGGTTGATCGCCTCCGCCCGCAGTCTGGGCAGCACACGGCGCGCATTGTTCGCAGAGATCATCCTGCCGGCCGCGGCACCGAGCATCGTCACGGGTCTGGCCATCGGCATGGGTACGGCCTGGTTCTGCCTCGTGACCGCGGAGATGATTTCGGGCCAGTTCGGCATCGGCTACTACACCTGGGAGTCCTACACCGTGCAGAACTACGCCGCGATCGTGGTGGGCATGCTGGTGATCGGCCTCTTCGGCATGGGCAGCAGCGCGCTCATCCGTGCCGCGGCCCGTGTCCTGATGCCCTGGCAGCGCGTGCGCAAGGAGAGCAAGTGA
- a CDS encoding HEAT repeat domain-containing protein gives MTQALSSYHDFADLLPPAHLVRLLDSDAGVRRIALADLADEEDPEHLPVLVAAASDADPQVRQEAAERLATWEEPAAVGALARLLTDQDTAVRGAAAQSLTALKTPQAGQPLLALTEHPDAFVRTAALRALRELRLADALVPAQARLADTDAQVRREAVGVLGWLRAPQALEAIARLASEDADAEVRRAATGALGYATDASVQPALLQALRDEAWQVREEAAATLGKLRFAESAPELIFALDDAYWQVSLRAARALGRSLARSCGKDAVPALAALLVRPVANLRKEAALALGEIGSKAAVPALLAAEQDGDPEVRKSVRLALTQIAAFALERAS, from the coding sequence TTGACCCAAGCCCTCTCCAGCTACCACGACTTCGCCGACCTGCTGCCGCCCGCGCACCTCGTCCGCTTGCTCGACAGCGACGCCGGCGTACGCCGCATCGCACTCGCCGACCTCGCCGACGAGGAAGACCCGGAGCACCTCCCCGTCCTTGTCGCCGCCGCATCCGACGCCGACCCGCAAGTGCGCCAGGAAGCCGCCGAGCGCCTTGCCACCTGGGAGGAGCCTGCCGCCGTGGGAGCGCTCGCACGCCTGCTCACGGACCAGGACACTGCAGTGCGCGGCGCCGCCGCGCAAAGCCTCACGGCGCTCAAGACGCCGCAGGCCGGGCAGCCCCTCTTGGCGCTCACCGAACATCCGGACGCCTTCGTCCGCACTGCGGCCCTGCGCGCGCTGCGCGAGCTCCGTCTGGCCGATGCCCTCGTGCCGGCCCAGGCTCGGCTCGCCGACACGGACGCACAGGTGCGTCGCGAGGCCGTTGGCGTGCTCGGTTGGCTGCGTGCGCCGCAGGCGCTGGAAGCGATCGCCCGGCTGGCGAGCGAAGACGCCGATGCCGAGGTGCGACGCGCGGCCACCGGTGCGCTCGGCTACGCCACCGATGCCAGCGTCCAGCCCGCGCTCCTGCAGGCGCTGCGCGACGAAGCCTGGCAGGTACGCGAGGAGGCGGCCGCCACCCTGGGCAAGCTGCGTTTCGCCGAATCCGCGCCCGAACTGATCTTCGCGCTCGACGACGCGTACTGGCAGGTGTCGCTACGCGCGGCCCGCGCCCTGGGTCGCAGCCTCGCCCGCAGCTGCGGCAAGGACGCAGTGCCCGCGCTTGCAGCACTGCTGGTGCGGCCCGTCGCCAACCTGCGCAAAGAAGCCGCACTGGCACTGGGCGAGATCGGCAGCAAGGCGGCCGTGCCGGCACTCCTCGCGGCCGAACAGGACGGCGACCCAGAGGTGCGCAAATCGGTGCGCCTCGCCCTCACCCAGATCGCAGCGTTTGCGCTGGAGCGGGCTTCGTGA
- a CDS encoding ferredoxin family protein, which translates to MSASSENPTMSKPAVIPIAFQPSSLPVSIDEEKCIAEKGCTVCVDVCPLDVLAIDLSKGKAYMKFDECWYCMPCEKDCPTGAVHVDIPYLLR; encoded by the coding sequence ATGAGTGCCTCCAGCGAGAACCCGACCATGAGCAAACCCGCCGTGATCCCAATCGCCTTCCAGCCGTCCAGCCTTCCCGTCTCCATCGACGAGGAGAAATGCATCGCCGAGAAGGGTTGCACCGTCTGCGTGGACGTCTGCCCGCTCGACGTGCTCGCCATCGACCTTTCCAAGGGCAAGGCCTACATGAAGTTCGACGAGTGCTGGTACTGCATGCCCTGCGAAAAGGACTGTCCCACCGGCGCAGTGCACGTGGACATCCCGTATCTCCTGCGCTGA
- a CDS encoding DUF971 domain-containing protein, with amino-acid sequence MIPQRVTLTPEALLLDWDDHSQRLSADALRRACRCADCLAGRSAPSATQTHLREARPVGHYALQLCFDDGHERGIYPWPYLAALQREATLG; translated from the coding sequence GTGATCCCGCAGCGCGTCACCCTCACGCCCGAGGCCTTGTTGCTGGATTGGGATGACCACTCGCAGCGACTCTCCGCAGACGCGCTGCGCCGGGCCTGCCGCTGCGCCGATTGTCTCGCCGGCCGCAGCGCCCCGTCCGCGACGCAGACACATTTGCGCGAGGCCCGCCCAGTTGGCCACTACGCGCTGCAGCTATGCTTCGACGACGGCCACGAACGCGGGATCTATCCCTGGCCCTACCTCGCCGCGCTGCAACGTGAAGCCACCCTTGGCTGA
- a CDS encoding fumarate reductase/succinate dehydrogenase flavoprotein subunit → MTDTIEHEVDVLVIGGGTAGPMAAVKAKQANPALRVLLLEKANVKRSGAISMGMDGLNNAVVPGFATPEQYVREITAANDGIVNQKTVLAYAQNSYAMIDELDRWGVKFEKDETGDYAMRKVHHMGTYVLPMPEGHDIKKVLYRQLKKTRVEITNRLVVTRLLVSDGRIAGAMAFDCRTAEFHVIRAKAVVLATGAAGRLGLPVSGYLFGTYENPTNAGDGYSMAYHAGAELSGIECFQINPLIKDYNGPACAYVTGPFGGYTANNKGERFIECDYWSGQMMWEFYQELEGGNGPVFLKLDHLAEETISTIETILHTNERPSRGRFHEGRGTDYRAQMVEMHISEIGLCSGHSASGVWVDEHARTTVPGLYAAGDLACVPHNYMLGAFVYGRLAGEDAARYCAGHAHAAPDAGQIETERRRVLAPLQRDNGLPPAQVEYKLRRMVNDYLQPPKVTRKMEIGLQRFEEIHHDLEFLHAPGPHQLMRAMEVHAIRDCAEMAARASLFRTESRWGLYHARVDHPRRDDANWKVHVQLAKNEQGAMHCFKRALEPYVIPVDTQQENAYAHLRVARPEAVPA, encoded by the coding sequence ATGACCGACACCATCGAACACGAAGTCGACGTCCTCGTCATCGGCGGCGGTACCGCCGGTCCGATGGCCGCCGTCAAGGCCAAGCAGGCGAATCCCGCGCTGCGCGTGCTGCTGCTGGAAAAGGCCAACGTCAAACGCAGCGGCGCGATCTCGATGGGCATGGACGGCCTGAACAACGCCGTCGTGCCCGGTTTCGCCACGCCCGAGCAGTACGTGCGCGAGATCACCGCGGCCAATGACGGCATCGTCAATCAGAAGACGGTGCTCGCCTACGCGCAGAACAGCTACGCGATGATCGACGAGCTGGACCGCTGGGGCGTGAAGTTCGAGAAAGACGAAACCGGCGACTACGCGATGCGCAAGGTGCACCACATGGGTACCTACGTGCTGCCGATGCCGGAAGGCCACGACATCAAGAAGGTGCTCTACCGCCAGCTCAAGAAGACGCGGGTGGAGATCACCAATCGCCTGGTGGTCACACGGCTTCTGGTGAGCGATGGTCGCATCGCCGGCGCCATGGCCTTCGACTGCCGCACAGCGGAGTTCCACGTCATCCGCGCCAAGGCCGTGGTGCTCGCCACCGGTGCCGCCGGCCGCCTCGGCCTGCCCGTTTCGGGTTACCTCTTCGGCACCTACGAGAACCCGACCAACGCGGGCGACGGCTACAGCATGGCCTACCACGCGGGTGCCGAGCTCTCGGGCATCGAATGCTTCCAGATCAACCCGCTGATCAAGGACTACAACGGTCCCGCCTGCGCCTACGTCACCGGCCCCTTCGGCGGCTACACCGCCAACAACAAGGGCGAACGCTTCATCGAATGCGACTACTGGAGCGGCCAGATGATGTGGGAGTTCTACCAGGAACTCGAAGGCGGCAACGGTCCGGTCTTTCTCAAGCTCGACCACCTGGCCGAGGAAACGATCTCCACCATCGAGACCATCCTCCACACCAACGAGCGCCCCAGCCGCGGTCGCTTCCATGAAGGCCGCGGCACCGACTACCGAGCGCAGATGGTGGAGATGCATATCTCCGAGATCGGCCTGTGCAGTGGCCACTCGGCCTCCGGCGTGTGGGTGGACGAGCATGCGCGCACCACCGTGCCCGGCCTCTACGCCGCGGGTGACCTTGCGTGCGTGCCGCACAACTACATGCTGGGCGCCTTCGTCTATGGCCGCCTCGCGGGCGAAGACGCTGCGCGCTACTGCGCCGGGCATGCGCATGCCGCGCCCGATGCCGGCCAGATCGAGACCGAGCGCCGTCGCGTGCTCGCCCCGCTGCAACGCGACAACGGCCTGCCGCCGGCCCAGGTGGAATACAAGCTGCGCCGAATGGTGAATGACTACCTGCAGCCGCCCAAGGTCACCCGCAAGATGGAAATCGGCCTGCAGCGTTTCGAGGAGATCCACCACGACCTCGAATTCCTGCACGCGCCCGGCCCGCACCAACTCATGCGCGCGATGGAAGTGCATGCGATCCGCGACTGCGCCGAGATGGCCGCGCGTGCTTCGCTTTTCCGTACCGAGAGCCGCTGGGGCCTCTACCACGCGCGGGTCGATCACCCGCGGCGCGACGACGCCAACTGGAAGGTCCACGTCCAGCTCGCGAAGAACGAACAGGGGGCGATGCATTGCTTCAAGCGCGCGCTGGAGCCCTACGTGATCCCGGTCGACACCCAGCAGGAAAACGCCTACGCCCACCTGCGCGTGGCACGGCCCGAAGCGGTGCCGGCATGA
- a CDS encoding peroxiredoxin, producing MASLRLGDIAPDFTQASSQGTIHFHEWLGNGWGILFSHPADFTPVCTTELGFTAKLREEFAKRNVKVIALSVDPVESHERWIGDINETQNTTVNFPIIADADRRVSELYDLIHPNASTTATVRSLFVIDPNKKVRLIITYPASTGRNFDEILRVVDSLQLTDSHSVATPANWKDGEDVVIVPSITDPEVIKQKFPKGFKAVRPYLRLTPQPNR from the coding sequence ATGGCATCACTTCGACTCGGCGATATCGCCCCCGATTTCACCCAGGCTTCCAGCCAGGGCACGATCCACTTTCACGAATGGCTGGGCAACGGCTGGGGCATCCTGTTTTCGCACCCGGCGGACTTCACCCCGGTATGCACCACGGAGCTGGGTTTCACCGCCAAGCTGCGCGAAGAGTTCGCCAAGCGCAACGTGAAGGTCATCGCCCTCTCGGTCGATCCGGTCGAATCGCATGAGCGCTGGATCGGGGACATCAACGAGACACAGAACACCACGGTCAACTTCCCGATCATCGCGGACGCGGACCGCCGCGTCTCCGAGCTCTACGACCTGATCCATCCGAACGCGAGCACGACCGCGACCGTGCGTTCGCTCTTCGTGATCGACCCGAACAAGAAGGTGCGCCTGATCATCACTTACCCGGCGAGCACGGGCCGCAACTTCGACGAGATCCTGCGGGTGGTCGACTCGCTCCAGCTCACTGACAGCCACAGCGTCGCGACCCCCGCGAACTGGAAGGACGGCGAGGATGTGGTGATCGTGCCGTCGATCACTGATCCGGAAGTGATCAAGCAGAAGTTTCCCAAGGGCTTCAAGGCGGTGCGCCCCTACCTGCGCCTCACGCCCCAGCCCAATCGCTGA
- a CDS encoding alpha/beta hydrolase yields the protein MTTTEQGLRNSLIAASDLAESRQRFVLVPGLFDSGSTHWQSAWHERFPQWKRVTQRDWNTPDLDAWIAAIERTLSQQKAPVILVAHSFGALAASVVAAHNPDAVAGLFLVAPADPVKFGLEHRVPQGAIQVPSTLVASRNDRWLRYEWAAIYAARWGARLFDLGLAGHINAESGYGPWPDGLPILNELAVRVEALADQLSGESARRPPRTAGQLPFAIAA from the coding sequence ATGACCACGACAGAGCAAGGCCTGCGCAACAGCCTGATTGCCGCCAGCGATCTCGCGGAGTCGCGCCAGCGCTTTGTGCTCGTGCCCGGTCTCTTCGACAGCGGTTCCACCCACTGGCAGAGCGCCTGGCATGAGCGTTTCCCGCAATGGAAGCGCGTCACCCAGCGGGACTGGAACACCCCCGACCTGGATGCCTGGATCGCCGCCATCGAGCGCACCCTGTCCCAGCAAAAAGCGCCCGTCATTCTGGTCGCCCACAGTTTCGGCGCCCTCGCAGCCAGCGTCGTCGCCGCGCACAACCCGGATGCCGTGGCGGGCCTCTTCCTGGTCGCGCCGGCCGACCCCGTCAAATTCGGCCTCGAACACCGCGTGCCCCAAGGCGCGATCCAGGTACCGAGCACCCTCGTCGCAAGCCGCAACGACCGCTGGCTGCGCTATGAGTGGGCCGCCATCTACGCCGCCCGCTGGGGCGCGCGGCTCTTCGACCTGGGGCTGGCCGGCCACATCAATGCAGAGTCCGGCTACGGCCCCTGGCCTGACGGCCTGCCCATCCTCAATGAGCTGGCGGTGCGCGTCGAGGCACTTGCCGATCAGCTCTCTGGCGAATCCGCCCGCAGGCCGCCGCGTACCGCCGGCCAACTTCCTTTCGCCATCGCCGCCTGA
- a CDS encoding AAC(3)-I family aminoglycoside N-acetyltransferase — MSATFSLRALTSEDVSLMHGLLDAFGEAFEDAHTFGTARPDSDYLARLLANDHVIVLVALEDERVIGGLVAYVLPKFEQARSECYIYDLAVLASHRRRGVATALIHALQPRAAAKSAWVIFVQADYGDDAAVALYTKLGVREDVMHFDIPIVTDGLPERKTAPS, encoded by the coding sequence ATGTCCGCCACATTTTCCCTCAGGGCTCTGACCTCCGAAGACGTCTCGCTCATGCACGGCCTGCTGGACGCGTTCGGCGAGGCCTTCGAAGACGCACATACCTTTGGCACGGCACGACCCGATTCAGACTACCTGGCTCGCTTGCTGGCGAACGATCACGTCATCGTGCTGGTTGCGCTGGAGGATGAGCGCGTCATCGGTGGCCTGGTGGCCTACGTGCTGCCGAAGTTCGAGCAGGCTCGCAGCGAGTGCTACATCTACGACCTCGCGGTCCTGGCGAGCCACCGCCGTCGTGGTGTCGCGACGGCGCTCATCCATGCGCTGCAGCCGCGGGCGGCCGCCAAGAGCGCCTGGGTGATCTTCGTCCAGGCGGACTATGGCGACGATGCGGCCGTGGCGCTCTACACCAAGCTCGGCGTGCGCGAAGACGTGATGCACTTCGACATCCCGATCGTCACGGACGGGCTGCCTGAAAGAAAAACGGCCCCGTCATGA